A single genomic interval of Lathyrus oleraceus cultivar Zhongwan6 chromosome 7, CAAS_Psat_ZW6_1.0, whole genome shotgun sequence harbors:
- the LOC127106627 gene encoding uncharacterized protein LOC127106627: MASGNGSNRNPQAQNTSRKVMVVADPTRESAGALQYALCHAVMEQDEMILLHVVENQTSWRNTLSTFLKMPSLGTSSTASIDIGGGGGGSSGGGGGAGAGGSSVEGQASAVDFLEEMKNVCRVSQPKMKVRVMKVETDNGKDRANTILLHTINQEVDVIVIGQKRTLSSTLLGYKRPAGGSLKGARMLDTAEYLIHNTPGTCTCVAVQRKAQNGGYVLNTKTHRNFWLLA; the protein is encoded by the exons ATGGCAAGTGGTAATGGTAGTAATAGGAACCCACAAGCACAAAACACATCGAGAAAGGTAATGGTGGTGGCTGATCCAACACGTGAATCAGCTGGAGCACTTCAATATGCACTTTGTCATGCTGTAATGGAACAAGATGAAATGATTCTATTGCATGTTGTTGAGAATCAAACTTCATGGCGCAATACTCTTTCGACGTTCCTAAAAATGCCTTCATTGGGAACATCATCGACCGCGTCTATTGACATtggaggaggaggaggaggcAGTAGTGGAGGAGGAGGCGGAGCTGGAGCTGGAGGATCTTCCGTGGAGGGGCAGGCCTCCGCAGTTGATTTTCTTGAAGAAATGAAGAATGTGTGTAGGGTTTCTCAACCTAAAATGAAGGTTCGCGTAATGAAGGTGGAAACAGATAATGGAAAAGATAGGGCTAATACCATTCTTTTACATACTATTAATCAAGAGGTTGATGTCATAGTTATAGGCCAGAAACGCACACTTTCGTCCACATTACTAGG ATATAAACGACCCGCGGGAGGATCATTGAAAGGGGCGAGAATGTTAGACACGGCGGAGTATTTGATCCATAACACACCGGGGACATGCACCTGTGTTGCAGTTCAAAGAAAGGCACAAAATGGGGGCTATGTTCTCAATACTAAAACTCATAGAAACTTTTGGCTTTTAGCCTAA